The window CGCGGTTCTTCTCGATCAGCCGGCTGATCATGTCGTCGCCCGGCTCGCTCTCCTTGGCGGTGACCAGGCCGTCGACGTACCGGTCGAGCTCGTAGTGCGCCCGCCCGCGCTCCTCCTCGCCGATGTCGCGGCTCATGATCTGCCCGGCCCAGGTCTCGAACCGGGGGTGGTCCTCGTAGGGGACGCCGAGCAGCTCGCAGATCACGAGGGAGGGCACGGGCAGCGCGAGTGCGGTCACCAGGTCCACCGGGCCGCCCGCGGCGAGCATCGCGTCGATGCGCTCGTCCACGATCTGCTGGACCCGGGGCCGCAGCTCCCGCATCCGGCGGACGCTGAACTCGGGCGCCAGCATGCGGCGCTGGACGGTGTGGTCCGGCGGGTCCATCGACAGGAACGTCAGCGGGACGGCCTGCAGCATCTCCTCCGGCACGGGGACCTGCAGCGGATAGCCCGGCAGCTTCAGGTTGGCGCTCACCCGGGAGTCGCCGAGCACCTTCTTGATGTGCTCGTGCCTGGTGATCAGCCAGGCGGGCTTGCCGTTGACCTTGAGGGTGGCCCGGGAGACCGGTTCCGTCGCGCGGAGCTTGGCGTACTCCTCCGGCGGACCGAAGGGGCACCGGCGGGCCATGGGGAATGCGGGGTGCTGCTCGGCAGATGGGTTCATGGTGCCCTCTCGCACTCGGTACGTCGTACGGGCGGGCACGTGGGAAACGGGCTGCCGCCGTTCGCACGCTAAACACCCCCGGTGCGCGGGAGCACCCCCTACCGGCCCCAGTTCGACGGCACCGGCGCGGGCGCGGCGGCAACCCCTCCTGCGCTAGGGGCCGTTAGGGGTCCTGGCGCGCCGCCGCAGCGGGTTAGCGTCGGTCACGACCCCCTGCACGACGTCGAGTGAGGTGCTTGCCGTGTCCTCGGACCCCAGCGCAAAGGGAACGGTCCCTTTCGGGGAGTACCGGACCTGGTACCGGATCACCGGTGAACTCCGTGCGGGCCGGCCGGCCGTCGTCGCCGTGCACGGCGGCCCGGGCAGTACGCACGACTACCTGCTGGGCCTCACGGCCCTCGCCGACGCCGGCTGGCCGGTCGTCCACTACGACCAGCTCGGCAACGGCGGATCGACGCACCTGCCCGACCGCGGCGCGGACTTCTGGACCCCCGAGCTCTTCCTCGCCGAGCTGGACAACCTGCTGGAGCGCCTCGGTATCGCCGGCGACTACGTGCTGTTCGGCCAGTCGTGGGGCGGGTTGCTCTCCGCCCGGCACGCCTCGGCCCGCCCCTCCGGCCTGCGCGGTCTCGTCATCGCCAACTCGCCCGCCTCGTATCCCCTGTGGCTCGGCGAGATGGAGGTGCTGCGGTCGCAACTCCCGCCGGGCGTGGACGAGACGCTGCGGCGCCACGAGGCGGCCGGCACGACCGACTCGGACGAGTACTTCACCGCGATGCGCGTCTTCTACGACCGGCACGTGTGCCGGGCCCTGCCGTGGCCGCGGGACTTCCTCTCCTCCTTCATGGAGATCTACAACGACCCGACCGTGTACTACACGATGAACGGGCCGAACGAATTCCATGTGATCGGCACCCTGAAGGACTGGTCGGTCATCGACGGCCTGGACGCGATCGAAGCGCCGACCCTGCTCGTCAACGGCCGTTACGACGAGGCGACGGCGGTGACGATGCAGCCGTTCCACGACCGCATTCCGGACGTGCGCTGGGAGGTCTTCGAGAATTCGAGTCACGTGCCGCACCTGGAGGAGCCGGAACGGTTCACCGAGGTGCTGACCGGATTCCTGAAGAGCCTGTAGAGAGGACGTGGCATTCATGGCCGACCAGACACACAACACCGCCGTCGTCTTTCCCGGCATGGGCCCGTCCGCGTTCACCGACGTCGGCCGGTTCATGGTGGTGAACCCGTTCGCCCGCGAACTCGTCGCCGTCGCCGACGACGTGCTCGGCTATTCCCTGGTCGACGAATTCCGCGAGGCCGACGGGGACTATTCCGAGGCGGCGCAGGTCGCCTTCCTCGTGAACTGTCTCGCCTCCGCCGAATGGGCGCGGCAGAACCTGGGGATCGAGCCCGCCCTCTGCGCCGGGCCGAGCTTCGGCGAGAAGGCGGCGATCGCCTTCTCCGGGGCGCTGCCGGTGGCCGAGGCGATACGGATGACCGCCGAGCTGGCCCGCTGCATGGACGAGTACTTCCGGCACGAGCACCGCGACATCGTCACGCTCTCCTTCGTGCGCACCCCGCGCGAGCGGCTCGACGAGATCCTCGCCGACCTGGACGAGCAGGGCGAGTGGCACGACATCTCCTGCTTCATCGACGACGACTTCTTCATGCTCTCGCTGGCCGAGGGCCGGGTCGCCTGGTTGCAGGAGCGGCTGCGCGCCGTCGGCGGGATGTCGCTGTACACGATGCGGCCGCCCATGCACTCGGCCGCCTTCGCGGGGCTGCGCGCCAAGGCCGAGCGGGAGGTGGTGTCCACCCTGGACTTCGCCGACCCGGAGCTGCCGGTCGTCGCCGACCAGGACGGCACTCTCCTGCACTCGGCCGACGGCATCCGCACGATGCTGCTGGACAGCTTCACCCGCCCGCTGAACTGGCCGGCGGTCGTGACCGCCCTCAAGGAGGCCGGTGTCGGGCGGGTCTGCGTCGCGGGCCCGGACAGCCTCTTCGGCCGGGTCGGCCGCACGACGGACAACTTCGAGGTCATCCCGGCCAATCCGCGGCTGGCGATGACACCACGGCGCCGTGCCGGCGCCGCCTGAGCACCCTCCGACGATGGGATCCATCATGTGGGACGACCAGTTCGAACAGCTGCTGCGCAAGTTCCTGCCGTTCCTGGCACCGGACGAGCCCCTGGAGAGCGGCACCGCCCTGCGCGACCTGGGGCTGGACTCCCTGGGCGTGGTCGAGCTGCTCGGGAACCTGGAGAGCACCTATGACGTGCGGTTCCTCGACGGCGCGCTGGCCATGGAGAACTTCGAGAACCCCGGCATCCTCTGGAAGACCGTGGAGAGCATGCTGGCCGGCACCGCCGCGTAGCGGGGGCCGGGGGAGACCACGATGAACGACACCACGGACGCCGCGCTGACCGGCCGCTTCCTGCGAGGCCTGGCCCTGTCGCCGGACCGCCCCGCGGTCCGGGCCGGCGGAGCCGCGCTGACCTACCGGGAGCTGCACGAGCGCGCGCTGGCGCTGGCGGGCTCGCTGCTGTCCGGGCTGCCGGAGCGGCCGCGGGCGATCGGCGTGCTGGCGGGCAAGGGCCTCTCCGCGTACCCGGCGGTCCTCGCCGGCCTGTACACGGGGATCACCACGGTCCCGCTGCAGCCCGCCTTCCCCGCGCTGCGCACCCGGCAGATGACCGAGGCGAGCGGCGTCGGCGCACTGATCGCGGACGACGACGCGCTGCCCGCGCTCACGGCGCTGCGGGAGGCCGGCACCGAGCTGCCGGTGCTGTTCCCTCCCGGGGGGCAGCCGATGCCGGCCGTGCCGTACGACCCGGCCGCCGCGTTGGTGTCGCCGCAGCCGGTGCGGGCGTCGGACGTCGCGTACGTCCTGTTCACCTCCGGCTCGACCGGCAGGCCGAAGGGCGTGCCGGTCACGCACGCCAACACCGCGCACTACTTCGGCCTGCTCGACGAGCGCTACGACTTCGGGCCCGGCGACGTCTTCTCGCAGAACTTCGACCTCAACTTCGACTGCGGGATGTTCGACCTGTTCTGTGCCTGGGGGGCCGGCGCGACCCTGACCGTCCCGCCGCCGCAGGCGTTCCGGGACATGCCGGCGTTCGCCGCCGCGGAAGGGCTGACCGTCTGGTTCTCCACGCCCAGCGCCATCGCCCTGATCCGGCGCATGGGCGGGCTGCGGCCGGGGGCGATGCCGTCCCTGCGGTGGAGCTTCTTCGCGGGGGAGGCGCTGAACTGCCAGGACGCCGAGGACTGGCAGGCGGCGGCGCCGGGCGCGTTCCTGGAGAACCTCTACGGCCCGACCGAGCTGACCATCACGGTCTCCGCCCACCGGTGGTCCGCCGGGCGGGGGCTGCACGGCGTCGTGCCGATCGGCGCGGTGCACGCCGGGCACGGCGTGCTGCTGCTGGGCCCGGACGGCGCGGAGCGCACGGACGAAGGGGAGCTCTGTATCGCCGGGCCCCAGCTGACGCCCGGCTATCTCGACCCCTCCGACGACACCGGCCGCTTCTTCCACCGGGACGGCCGGCGCTGGTACCGCACCGGCGACCGCGTCCGCCGGGCGGACGACGGCGGACTGCTCTACCTGGGGCGGCAGGACGCCCAGGTCCAGGTGCACGGCGTGCGCGTGGAGCTGGCCGAGGTGGACGCCGCCGTGCGCTCCTGCACCGGCGTGGAGGACGCCGTCACCGTGGCGGTCGCGGCGGGCCACACCTCCGAACTGGTGGTCTTCTACACCGGATCGGCCGTGCCGCAGGTGCAGCTGGCCCGCGAGCTGCGGAGCGTGCTGCCCCTGGCGATCGTCCCGAAGAAGTACGTGCACCTGGCGGAATTCCCGCTGAACCCGAACCGGAAGATCGACCGCAAGAAGCTCGCCCTCCGGGCCGCGCCCGCAGCCGGCTGAGCCGGCCGCCCGGGCCGTGCAGGAGGGCTCTCATGAAAGGTCATACGGGGCGCAGTGAACCGTAATTCGACATCGGATACCCGTCCGCCCGCGCTGGTCCACGCGCTGCTGGACGAGGCCACGGCGGACACCGCCCCCGACGCCACGGCGGTCGGGGACGGAGCCGGGCGCTGGACGTACCGGGAGCTCACCGCGTACAGCCACGCGGTAGACGCCTGGCTGGAAGCCCGCGGCATCGGCCACGGCGACCGGGTGCTCGTGCAGGTGCCCAGCACCCGCGAACTGGTCGCCCTGTTCTACGGGACCTCGCGGCGCGGCGCGGTGTTCGTGTCGCTGAACCCGGGGATGAAGGACTTCCACCTCCGCTCGGTGCTCGCCAACGCCGAACCCCGGCTGGTGATCGCGGCCGACGCGGCCGCGGAGCGGATCGCGGAGTTCTCCCCGGCCCCGGTCGTCGGGACGGAGGAGTTCTGGAGCGGGGTCGCCGCCCTGCACGAGCGGGGAGCGCGGGCCTCGGGCCCGGTCGAGGTGTCCGCCGAGGACGTCGCGGCGCTGGTGTACACCTCCGGCAGCACCGCCGCGCCGAAGGCGGTCGTCTGCCCGCACGGGCCCATGCTCTTCGCCTCGCACGCGATCCACCTCGAACTCGGCTACCGCCCCGACGACGTGGTGTTCTGCCGCTTCCCGATCTCCTGGGACTACGGGCTGTACAAGATCCTCCTGGCCGCCCTCGGCCGGTCCGAGCTGGTGCTCGCCGACGGTGAGTCGGACCTGGTGCTGCTCAAGCGCATCCGGGAGTCGGGGGCGACGGTGGTGCCCATCGTGCCGTCCCTCGCCACCATGATCCTGACGCTGGCCGAGCGCGAGCCCGCGCCGGAGGGGACCTCCCGGGTGCGGATGTTCACCAACACCGGGGCCGCGCTGCCGAGGCCGACGGCCGACGCCCTGCGCGCGGCGTTCCCCGGCGCCGAGGTGGTACGCCAGTTCGGCCAGACCGAGTGCAAGCGCATCTCCGTCCTGCCGCCGGCGTTCGAGGACAGCAAGCGCGAGTCGGTCGGCCGGCCCCTGCCGGGCACGAGGGTGTTCGTCCTCGACGAGGACGGGGCCGAGCTCCCCACGGGAGAGACGGGCGAGATCGTGGTCGAGGGCCCGCACGTGATGCCCGGCTACTGGCGGGCGCCGGAGCTCACCGCCCGCACGTTCCGGGAGAACCCGGTCACCGGTGCCCGGCGGCTGCACACCGGCGACTACGGGCACGTGGACGAGGACGGCTTCCTCTACTACGAGGGCCGCCGCGACGACGTGTTCAAGCGCAAGGGCGTGCGCATGAGCACCACCGAGATCGAGGCCGCCGCGATGGACGTCCCCGGCGTCCGCGCCGCCGCCGTCCTGCCGCCCAGCGGGGACCGCGACCTCGCGGTGTGCGTCGAGGGCGACGTGGCCTCGCACACCGTCCTGCGCGAGCTGGCCCGCCGGCTGGAGCCCGCCAAGGTCCCCGGCCTCTGCAAGGTCGTCGAGGACCTGCCCCTGACCCTGCACGGAAAGCACGAGCGCAAGCAGCTCGCACTGCTGTTTGAAGGGAACGACCGGTGACCGGTTACACCGAGCTCGCCGAGCGCTTCGGCACCCCCGCCTACGTCTACGACCTCGACCGCATCGCCGCGGCGAAGCGCGACCTCTTCGCCGCCCTGCCCGAGGAGGCCCACCTCTTCTACGCCGTGAAGGCGAACCCGCACCCGGAGCTCGTCCGCGAGATGTGCGCCGGCACCGGGCGCGGCTGCCGGGCGGAGATCAGCTCCGTCGGCGAGCTCGCCGCCGTGCTCGCCGCGGGGGCCTCCACGGCGGACGTCCTCTACACCGGGCCCGGCAAGACCGAGGGTGAACTGACCGAGGCGCTCAAGGAAGGCGTGCGGCTGTTCTCCGTCGAGTCCCTCGGCGACCTGCGGCGCATCGGGGAGGCCGCCGGCCGGCTCGGCGTCGTCGCCGACTGCCTGCTGCGGGTCAACAGCGCCTCCGCGAGCGCCTCGACCAGCATCCGGATGACCGGCGTCCCCTCCCAGTTCGGCTTCGACAGCGAGACGCTGCCCGGCCTCCGGGACGAGCTCACGGCCGTGCCCGGGACCCGGGTCGCGGGCGCCCACTTCTTCCCGCTCAGCAACGCCAAGGACGAGGCGAGCCTGATCGCCGAGTTCCGCCACACCATCGGGGTGGCCGCCGGGCTGCAGGAAGAGCTGGGCGTGCGGTTCCGGTTCGTGGACATCGGCGGCGGCTTCGCGGCCCCGTACGCCGTGACCGGCGAGCGGCCGGTGTACGGCGAGCTGCGCGCCGCCCTGACCGAGACGCTGGACGCGCACTTCCCCGGGTGGCGCGAGGGCGCCCCGCGCATCGCCTTCGAGTCCGGGCGGTACCTCGTGGGCGACAGCGGCACGCTGCTCGCCGGGGTGGTCAACCTCAAGGAGAGCCGCGGCCGGCGCTTCGCGATCCTGGACGGCGGCATCAACACCTTCGGCGGGATGTCCGGTCTCGGGCGGATCCTGCCGGTGTCCGTGGAGCTCCACGGGCCGCAGGCGCCGGCCGAGCAGGTCGCCAGCCTCGTCGGCCCGCTGTGCACCCCCGGGGACATCCTCGGCCGTGACATCCCGCTGCCGGCGCTCGCGCCCGGGGACGTCGTCGCCGTGCCCAACGCGGGCGCCTACGGCCCCACCGCGAGCCTGCTGATGTTCCTGGGCAGGCCGGCCCCGGTCGAGATCGTCGTGCGCGGCGACGACGTCGTGTCGGCCTCCCGGATCGAGCACACCCGCGCGTACGCGCACGGCCGGGGGGAGCTGTGAGCTCCCCGGCCACGAGGGGGGCGGGGGCTGCGGATCCCGCCGGGGACCGGGCCCCCGCCCGGCGGGACGCCACCGTCGTCGTCACGGGCGTGACCTCCGACTCGCACACCTGGAACCTGGTCTTCCTGCAACTGCTGCTGGAGGAGCTCGGCTTCGGCGTCGTCAACCTCGGCCCCTGCGTGCCCGAGGAGCTGGTCGTCTCCGAGTGCCTCGCCCGCCGGCCCGCGCTGCTCGTGGTGAGCAGCGTCAACGGCCACGGCTACCGGGACGGGATGCGGCTGATCAGCCGGCTGCGCCGGCAGCCCGGGCTGAGCTCCGTGCCGGCGGTCATCGGCGGCAAGCTGGGCATCGCCGGGGCCCAGAGCACCGAGCAGCTCGGCGCCCTGGTCACCGCCGGGTACGACGCCGTCTTCGACGACGGCACCGAGGGGATCGCCTCCTTCCGGCGGCTGCTCGACGCGCTCCCGCAGCGGGCGCTGGCGTGACCGGGTTCGGCGCGTTCGTCCGCCGGGCACGCGCCGGCGGCGAACTCGTCGTCCAGCCCAGGATGGGCATGAGCGAACCCGAGCGGATGCGCGCCGGACTGCGGGCGACCAGAGCGGCGAACGGGCGGACGGTCGGCACGATCACCCTGGACAGCTACACCCGCGTCCGGGACCTGGAGTCCGCCGGACTCGCCCTCCTGGAGGGCGAGTCGCTCAACGGCTACCCGATCGTCAACCACGACCCGGCCACCACGCGGTGGGTCCTGGACGGCTCCCACGGACCGGACTTCCCCGTCCAGGTCCGGCACGGCTCGGCGGACCCCATCGACATCTTCCGGGCGCTGATGACCGTCGGACTCGACGCCTCCGAGGGCGGCCCCGTCTCGTACTGCCTGCCCTACGGGCGCATTCCGCTGCAGGAGTCCGTGGACAACTGGTCGCGCTCCTGCGAGCTGTTCGTCCGGCTGCGCGAGACCGGCCTGGAGCCGCACCTGGAGACGTTCGGCGGGTGCATGCTCGGACAGCTCTGCCCGCCGAGCCAGCTGGTGGCGATCAGCGTGCTGGAAGCCCTGTTCTTCCACCGGCACGGCCTGCGCAGCATCTCCGTCAGCTACGCCCAGCAGACGAGCCCGGTGCAGGACGCCGAAGCCGTCGCGGCGCTGCGCCGGCTGTGCGCGGAACTGCTGCCCGACACCGACTGGCACGTCGTCATCTACGCCTACATGGGCGTCTACCCGGCCTCGCCGGACGGCGCCTACCGGCTGCTGGGCGAGGCGGCGGAGCTCGCCGCCGCGACCGGCTCCGAACGCCTGATCGTGAAGACCGTCGCCGAATCCGTACGGATTCCGACGGTCGAGGAGAACGTCGGCGCGCTCGAATTCGCGGCCGCCACCGCGGCCGGGACCCGGCGGCCCGTCACCGCCGCCGGTGCGGGTGCCGATTCGCAGACGTATGCGGAAGCCGCCGCCCTCGTGACCGCCGTACTCAATATGGCGTCCGATCTCGGCGAGGCCATGCTGCTGGCATTCCGCAGGGGATATCTCGACATCCCCTATT is drawn from Streptomyces roseifaciens and contains these coding sequences:
- a CDS encoding cytochrome P450, which encodes MNPSAEQHPAFPMARRCPFGPPEEYAKLRATEPVSRATLKVNGKPAWLITRHEHIKKVLGDSRVSANLKLPGYPLQVPVPEEMLQAVPLTFLSMDPPDHTVQRRMLAPEFSVRRMRELRPRVQQIVDERIDAMLAAGGPVDLVTALALPVPSLVICELLGVPYEDHPRFETWAGQIMSRDIGEEERGRAHYELDRYVDGLVTAKESEPGDDMISRLIEKNRAEPAVEHADIVSMARLMLVTGHETTANMIALGTLALLEHPEQLAAVTADSALLPRAVEELLRYFSISDSGTARVALEDIEIGGTVIRAGEGILPLNNAANHDEAVFADPDTLDVHREEARSHLAFGYGVHQCIGQNLARLELDVVYGTLFRRIPGLRLAASPEDLQFKDDAIVFGVYELPVTW
- a CDS encoding proline iminopeptidase-family hydrolase, whose protein sequence is MSSDPSAKGTVPFGEYRTWYRITGELRAGRPAVVAVHGGPGSTHDYLLGLTALADAGWPVVHYDQLGNGGSTHLPDRGADFWTPELFLAELDNLLERLGIAGDYVLFGQSWGGLLSARHASARPSGLRGLVIANSPASYPLWLGEMEVLRSQLPPGVDETLRRHEAAGTTDSDEYFTAMRVFYDRHVCRALPWPRDFLSSFMEIYNDPTVYYTMNGPNEFHVIGTLKDWSVIDGLDAIEAPTLLVNGRYDEATAVTMQPFHDRIPDVRWEVFENSSHVPHLEEPERFTEVLTGFLKSL
- a CDS encoding ACP S-malonyltransferase; this translates as MADQTHNTAVVFPGMGPSAFTDVGRFMVVNPFARELVAVADDVLGYSLVDEFREADGDYSEAAQVAFLVNCLASAEWARQNLGIEPALCAGPSFGEKAAIAFSGALPVAEAIRMTAELARCMDEYFRHEHRDIVTLSFVRTPRERLDEILADLDEQGEWHDISCFIDDDFFMLSLAEGRVAWLQERLRAVGGMSLYTMRPPMHSAAFAGLRAKAEREVVSTLDFADPELPVVADQDGTLLHSADGIRTMLLDSFTRPLNWPAVVTALKEAGVGRVCVAGPDSLFGRVGRTTDNFEVIPANPRLAMTPRRRAGAA
- a CDS encoding acyl carrier protein, with translation MWDDQFEQLLRKFLPFLAPDEPLESGTALRDLGLDSLGVVELLGNLESTYDVRFLDGALAMENFENPGILWKTVESMLAGTAA
- a CDS encoding AMP-binding protein; translated protein: MNDTTDAALTGRFLRGLALSPDRPAVRAGGAALTYRELHERALALAGSLLSGLPERPRAIGVLAGKGLSAYPAVLAGLYTGITTVPLQPAFPALRTRQMTEASGVGALIADDDALPALTALREAGTELPVLFPPGGQPMPAVPYDPAAALVSPQPVRASDVAYVLFTSGSTGRPKGVPVTHANTAHYFGLLDERYDFGPGDVFSQNFDLNFDCGMFDLFCAWGAGATLTVPPPQAFRDMPAFAAAEGLTVWFSTPSAIALIRRMGGLRPGAMPSLRWSFFAGEALNCQDAEDWQAAAPGAFLENLYGPTELTITVSAHRWSAGRGLHGVVPIGAVHAGHGVLLLGPDGAERTDEGELCIAGPQLTPGYLDPSDDTGRFFHRDGRRWYRTGDRVRRADDGGLLYLGRQDAQVQVHGVRVELAEVDAAVRSCTGVEDAVTVAVAAGHTSELVVFYTGSAVPQVQLARELRSVLPLAIVPKKYVHLAEFPLNPNRKIDRKKLALRAAPAAG
- a CDS encoding AMP-binding protein; the protein is MNRNSTSDTRPPALVHALLDEATADTAPDATAVGDGAGRWTYRELTAYSHAVDAWLEARGIGHGDRVLVQVPSTRELVALFYGTSRRGAVFVSLNPGMKDFHLRSVLANAEPRLVIAADAAAERIAEFSPAPVVGTEEFWSGVAALHERGARASGPVEVSAEDVAALVYTSGSTAAPKAVVCPHGPMLFASHAIHLELGYRPDDVVFCRFPISWDYGLYKILLAALGRSELVLADGESDLVLLKRIRESGATVVPIVPSLATMILTLAEREPAPEGTSRVRMFTNTGAALPRPTADALRAAFPGAEVVRQFGQTECKRISVLPPAFEDSKRESVGRPLPGTRVFVLDEDGAELPTGETGEIVVEGPHVMPGYWRAPELTARTFRENPVTGARRLHTGDYGHVDEDGFLYYEGRRDDVFKRKGVRMSTTEIEAAAMDVPGVRAAAVLPPSGDRDLAVCVEGDVASHTVLRELARRLEPAKVPGLCKVVEDLPLTLHGKHERKQLALLFEGNDR
- a CDS encoding decarboxylase, which gives rise to MTGYTELAERFGTPAYVYDLDRIAAAKRDLFAALPEEAHLFYAVKANPHPELVREMCAGTGRGCRAEISSVGELAAVLAAGASTADVLYTGPGKTEGELTEALKEGVRLFSVESLGDLRRIGEAAGRLGVVADCLLRVNSASASASTSIRMTGVPSQFGFDSETLPGLRDELTAVPGTRVAGAHFFPLSNAKDEASLIAEFRHTIGVAAGLQEELGVRFRFVDIGGGFAAPYAVTGERPVYGELRAALTETLDAHFPGWREGAPRIAFESGRYLVGDSGTLLAGVVNLKESRGRRFAILDGGINTFGGMSGLGRILPVSVELHGPQAPAEQVASLVGPLCTPGDILGRDIPLPALAPGDVVAVPNAGAYGPTASLLMFLGRPAPVEIVVRGDDVVSASRIEHTRAYAHGRGEL
- a CDS encoding cobalamin B12-binding domain-containing protein, encoding MSSPATRGAGAADPAGDRAPARRDATVVVTGVTSDSHTWNLVFLQLLLEELGFGVVNLGPCVPEELVVSECLARRPALLVVSSVNGHGYRDGMRLISRLRRQPGLSSVPAVIGGKLGIAGAQSTEQLGALVTAGYDAVFDDGTEGIASFRRLLDALPQRALA
- a CDS encoding methylaspartate mutase, with translation MTGFGAFVRRARAGGELVVQPRMGMSEPERMRAGLRATRAANGRTVGTITLDSYTRVRDLESAGLALLEGESLNGYPIVNHDPATTRWVLDGSHGPDFPVQVRHGSADPIDIFRALMTVGLDASEGGPVSYCLPYGRIPLQESVDNWSRSCELFVRLRETGLEPHLETFGGCMLGQLCPPSQLVAISVLEALFFHRHGLRSISVSYAQQTSPVQDAEAVAALRRLCAELLPDTDWHVVIYAYMGVYPASPDGAYRLLGEAAELAAATGSERLIVKTVAESVRIPTVEENVGALEFAAATAAGTRRPVTAAGAGADSQTYAEAAALVTAVLNMASDLGEAMLLAFRRGYLDIPYCLHPDNMGRSRSYIDGKGRLRWADIGRLPLTGVVETRGSRTVTSGDLLDSLSYVRRKFDHEQVSGTPGRGAIGPGAHTS